DNA from Variovorax sp. V213:
GTGGAGACGGACATCGGGCGGTGAATAAAGGGAACAGGTGAAAAGCAAAAGGGCGGGCCATCCAGCTGGATCGGCCCGCCCTTTGTTTGGGTTTTTTATCGGCGGTTAGTTCACGCCGAAGGGCGTGCGCGGCAGTGTCAGCGCAGGCCGGCGATGTAGTCTGCGACAGCCTTGATTTCGCGGTCGTTGAGCTTGGCCGCAACGCCGGTCATGGGCGCGCTGTTCAGCCGAACATTGTCTCGGAAAGCCGTGAGCTGCGCCACCGTGTACTCGGCGTGCTGGCCGCCCAGGCGCGGGTATTGCGCGGGCATGCCGGCGCCGTTGGGGCTGTGGCAGCCGGCGCAGGCCGGGATCTGGCGATCGGCAATGCCGCCGCGGTAGATCTTTTCGCCCAGCACCACCAGGTCCTTCTCCTTGGAGAAGCCGGTCTTGACCTTCTTGGAGCCCACGAACCAGGCGATGTTGCGCATGTCCTCGTCGGACAGCTTGGCGGCCATGGGCTGCATGATGGGGCTCTTGCGCTTGCCGGACTTGAAGTCTTGAAGCTGCTTGAGGATGTATTCGGGGTGTTGCTGCGCCAGCTTGGGGTTTGCCGCAATGGCCGAGTTGCCGTCTGCGTTGTGGCAGGAAGCGCAGGCCTGGGCGGCCGAATTGAACACCGCGTCGCCCTTGGCGGGATCGGGCTTGGCCGGCTTGGCCGCCGCGGGTGCAGCAGCCGGTGCGGCGGCATGATCGTCAGCCGCAAGGCTCGCGCTGGCTGCGACACCCATGAGGGCTGCAAGCAGAAAATTGGCAAACAACTTCATATCGGGGGCTCGATTTATTGGCGCAAAACCCCGCGA
Protein-coding regions in this window:
- a CDS encoding cytochrome c; translated protein: MKLFANFLLAALMGVAASASLAADDHAAAPAAAPAAAKPAKPDPAKGDAVFNSAAQACASCHNADGNSAIAANPKLAQQHPEYILKQLQDFKSGKRKSPIMQPMAAKLSDEDMRNIAWFVGSKKVKTGFSKEKDLVVLGEKIYRGGIADRQIPACAGCHSPNGAGMPAQYPRLGGQHAEYTVAQLTAFRDNVRLNSAPMTGVAAKLNDREIKAVADYIAGLR